A portion of the Pectobacterium brasiliense genome contains these proteins:
- a CDS encoding MFS transporter produces MPTTSCYYKNNRNFWIFGAFFFLYFFIMATCFPFLPIWLADVIGLNKTDTGIVFSFLSLFAILFQPFLGILSDKLGMKKHLLWVISVLLLFFAPFFLYVFAPLLKINVILGALVGGLYIGFSFSAGAGAIEAYIERISRQHQFEYGKARMFGCFGWGICASTAGMLFNINPDIVFWMGSGSAIILIVLLCLAKTESNQTATVMDSLGANASPFSVKLALGLLANRQFWLLVLYVVGVACIYDVYDQQFANFFKSFFSSQEQGNQIFGFVTTAGEAANALVMFCTPWLINRIGAKNALLVAGTIMSIRILGSACATSVTEVIILKMLHAFEVPLLLIGIFKYIANTFDSRLSATIYLVGFQFAKQFMAIFLSSAAGNLYDRIGFNQTYLILGGIALTFTAISAFTLSSSRNTASMHSQAAH; encoded by the coding sequence ATGCCTACTACCTCGTGCTACTACAAAAACAACCGTAACTTCTGGATTTTCGGCGCGTTCTTCTTTCTTTATTTTTTTATCATGGCGACGTGCTTTCCGTTTTTGCCGATCTGGCTGGCGGACGTTATCGGGCTCAATAAGACCGATACTGGCATCGTTTTTTCCTTCCTGTCCTTGTTCGCAATCCTGTTTCAGCCTTTCCTCGGCATCCTGTCCGACAAGCTAGGGATGAAGAAACACCTGCTCTGGGTGATCTCTGTGCTGTTGCTCTTTTTTGCCCCTTTCTTTCTGTATGTCTTCGCTCCGCTATTAAAAATCAACGTGATACTGGGTGCTTTAGTCGGTGGCCTGTATATCGGGTTCTCTTTCAGCGCGGGAGCCGGGGCGATTGAGGCCTACATCGAGCGCATCAGCCGACAGCACCAATTTGAGTACGGTAAGGCGCGCATGTTTGGCTGTTTTGGCTGGGGAATTTGCGCCTCAACGGCAGGTATGCTGTTTAACATCAATCCCGATATCGTGTTCTGGATGGGATCCGGCTCGGCGATTATCTTGATCGTGTTGCTGTGTCTGGCGAAGACGGAAAGCAACCAGACCGCCACCGTGATGGACTCACTCGGGGCTAACGCCTCGCCTTTTAGTGTGAAGCTGGCGTTAGGTTTGCTGGCTAACCGTCAGTTCTGGCTGCTGGTGCTGTACGTGGTCGGCGTCGCCTGCATTTATGACGTCTACGATCAGCAATTCGCTAACTTCTTTAAATCGTTCTTTAGCTCGCAGGAACAGGGAAACCAGATCTTTGGTTTTGTCACCACCGCGGGGGAAGCAGCAAATGCGCTGGTGATGTTCTGTACGCCGTGGCTTATTAACCGGATCGGCGCTAAAAATGCGCTTCTGGTGGCAGGAACAATTATGTCGATCAGGATTTTGGGATCGGCCTGTGCCACGTCCGTCACGGAAGTCATCATCCTGAAAATGCTGCACGCCTTCGAAGTACCGCTGCTGCTTATCGGGATTTTCAAATACATCGCCAATACGTTTGATTCGCGCCTGTCGGCCACGATTTATCTGGTGGGCTTCCAGTTCGCCAAGCAGTTTATGGCGATATTCCTCTCCTCCGCGGCGGGCAACCTGTACGACCGCATTGGCTTCAACCAGACGTACCTTATCTTGGGTGGCATCGCGCTTACCTTCACTGCAATTTCCGCCTTTACGCTGTCATCGTCACGCAACACGGCGAGTATGCATTCTCAGGCTGCGCATTAA
- a CDS encoding ABC transporter substrate-binding protein, translated as MRKPRMMALAIALLMSGPALAKESIDFMFPAPVDGKLTMEMTRIIKEYNQSQDQVEVRGIFTGNYDTTKVKAEAAAKAGDPPALVIMSANFTADLVIKDEILPMDELFKYGNEKATPFLTKNFWPALHQNAQVMGVTYAIPFHNSTPILYYNEDMLKKAGFNEPPKNWDEVIAVAKKLTDPAKGQWGIMIPSTNDDYGGWMLSALTRANGGAYYNADYPGEVYYNTASTKGALQFWRDLVHRDKVMPAGVLNSKQISAAFFSGKLGMTMLSTGALGFMRENTKDFQLGVAMMPEKERRGVTIGGASLVSFKGISEDQKKAAWQFMNYLVSPEVSGNWSRFTGYFAPRMAAYDLPEMKDYLAKDPRAAIALSQLQYAHPWYATYETVAVRKAMENQLAALLNDPEKKVDDAAAAAQKEADGIMKPYVDKTALRDVK; from the coding sequence ATGCGTAAGCCCCGTATGATGGCGCTGGCAATCGCCTTGCTGATGTCTGGCCCCGCGTTGGCGAAAGAGAGTATCGATTTCATGTTCCCCGCGCCGGTTGATGGCAAGCTGACGATGGAAATGACGCGCATCATCAAGGAGTACAACCAATCGCAGGATCAGGTTGAAGTGCGTGGGATCTTCACCGGCAATTACGACACGACAAAAGTGAAAGCGGAAGCGGCCGCTAAAGCGGGCGATCCTCCGGCGCTGGTGATTATGTCGGCAAACTTCACTGCCGATCTGGTCATCAAAGATGAAATTCTACCGATGGACGAGCTGTTCAAATACGGCAACGAAAAGGCCACGCCTTTCCTGACTAAAAACTTCTGGCCCGCGCTACATCAGAACGCGCAGGTGATGGGCGTGACTTACGCGATCCCGTTCCACAACTCGACGCCGATCCTTTATTACAACGAAGACATGCTGAAGAAAGCGGGATTCAACGAACCGCCGAAAAACTGGGATGAAGTGATTGCGGTAGCGAAGAAGCTGACCGATCCGGCAAAAGGGCAGTGGGGCATCATGATTCCGTCCACGAACGATGACTACGGCGGCTGGATGCTGTCTGCGCTAACGCGTGCCAACGGCGGGGCGTATTACAATGCCGACTATCCGGGCGAAGTGTATTACAACACCGCATCAACTAAAGGCGCGCTCCAGTTCTGGCGCGACTTAGTGCATCGCGACAAAGTGATGCCCGCTGGTGTGCTGAATTCCAAGCAGATCAGCGCCGCATTTTTCTCCGGCAAGCTGGGTATGACGATGCTGAGTACCGGCGCGTTGGGCTTTATGCGTGAAAATACCAAAGATTTCCAGCTTGGCGTGGCGATGATGCCGGAAAAAGAGCGTCGTGGCGTGACCATCGGCGGAGCAAGTCTGGTGAGCTTCAAAGGGATTTCTGAAGATCAGAAGAAAGCGGCCTGGCAGTTTATGAACTATCTGGTTAGCCCGGAAGTCAGCGGCAACTGGAGCCGTTTTACCGGCTACTTCGCCCCGCGCATGGCGGCCTACGATCTGCCAGAAATGAAGGACTATCTGGCGAAAGATCCGCGTGCGGCCATTGCGCTGTCACAGCTGCAATATGCCCATCCGTGGTACGCCACCTATGAAACGGTCGCAGTACGCAAAGCGATGGAAAATCAGCTGGCGGCGCTGCTAAACGATCCGGAGAAAAAGGTTGATGACGCCGCCGCCGCTGCACAAAAAGAGGCGGACGGCATCATGAAGCCGTATGTGGATAAAACGGCGTTACGAGACGTGAAATAG
- a CDS encoding alpha-galactosidase, giving the protein MMRDIVQLTSAQCDVIVRCAPAAEILYWGPRLRGFSPEDIVSLQRPVANGRLDVDLPLTLAMEYGRGQFGSPGIEGHRSGYDAAPIFTTKQADVQDNTLTITAEDAQAGLRLISELRLDLQTDVLQLRHTLENLRADAWQVQRLAVTLPVPERASDVMAFHGRWLREFQAHRLTLQHGGFIQESRRGRSSHEYFPAFILGESAFSEQHGAVWGVHLGWSGNHRLRADIKTDGRRVVQAEALYLPGEITLAQSESLTTPWVYAAFSDAGLNGMSQRYHTFLRQSLIQFSDHKPRPVHLNTWEGIYFDHSPEYIMQMASKAADVGVERFIIDDGWFRGRHHDQAALGDWYLDEEKYPNGLMPVIEHVKALGMEFGIWVEPEMINPDSDLFRAHPDWVLQLPGYAQPTGRYQYVLNLNQPEAFAYLLERLSWLLGEHPVDYVKWDMNRELVQPGHAGRLAADAQTRQFYRLLDTLRQRFPHVEFESCASGGGRIDYGVLERTQRFWVSDNNDALERQTIQRCMSYFFPPEVMGQHIGHARCHATYRRHTIAFRGLTALFGHMGIELDPVKADDDELEGYRHYIQLHKTLRPLLHSGTTWRVEMPDDTVQVTGVVSNDRQHAVFQVAQLRMPSYSLAGTLRFPGLQPDARYEVTLLDGPEIKTVREGGGTMRELPPWLRQPIVVSGDWLMQAGLALPVLTPETAILIGLSAVPDTVSK; this is encoded by the coding sequence ATGATGCGTGATATTGTTCAATTAACCAGCGCACAGTGCGATGTCATCGTACGCTGCGCCCCAGCGGCAGAAATTCTCTACTGGGGGCCACGGCTGCGTGGATTTTCACCAGAAGATATCGTTTCTCTGCAACGCCCCGTCGCTAACGGTCGTCTGGATGTGGATCTTCCCCTGACGCTGGCGATGGAATACGGGCGTGGTCAGTTCGGTTCGCCGGGTATTGAGGGGCACCGTTCAGGCTATGATGCCGCGCCGATCTTCACGACGAAGCAGGCTGACGTTCAGGACAATACGCTCACCATTACCGCGGAAGATGCACAGGCCGGGCTTCGCCTGATCAGTGAACTGCGCCTGGATCTACAGACCGACGTCCTGCAACTGCGCCACACGCTAGAGAATCTGCGTGCGGATGCCTGGCAAGTACAGCGCCTCGCCGTCACGCTGCCCGTCCCAGAAAGGGCGAGCGACGTCATGGCATTCCACGGCCGCTGGCTGCGTGAGTTTCAGGCTCATCGCCTCACGTTGCAGCATGGCGGTTTCATTCAGGAAAGCCGTCGGGGAAGAAGCTCCCATGAATATTTCCCCGCCTTTATCCTCGGCGAGTCCGCGTTCAGCGAACAGCATGGTGCCGTATGGGGCGTGCATTTAGGCTGGAGCGGCAACCACCGCCTGCGTGCCGATATTAAAACCGACGGGCGTCGCGTCGTGCAGGCAGAAGCCCTGTATCTGCCGGGCGAAATCACGCTGGCGCAGTCGGAATCCCTCACAACACCGTGGGTCTACGCCGCCTTCTCCGATGCCGGCTTAAACGGCATGAGCCAGCGCTATCACACCTTCTTGCGCCAGTCCCTGATCCAATTCAGCGACCATAAACCACGCCCGGTACACCTCAATACGTGGGAAGGGATCTATTTCGATCACTCCCCTGAGTACATCATGCAGATGGCGAGCAAAGCCGCCGACGTGGGCGTAGAGCGTTTCATCATCGATGACGGCTGGTTCCGTGGGCGTCACCACGACCAAGCCGCGCTCGGCGACTGGTATCTGGACGAGGAAAAATACCCTAACGGGCTGATGCCGGTGATCGAGCACGTCAAAGCTCTAGGGATGGAGTTCGGCATTTGGGTCGAACCGGAGATGATCAACCCCGATTCCGACCTGTTCCGTGCACACCCTGACTGGGTGCTGCAATTGCCCGGCTACGCACAGCCAACAGGCCGCTATCAGTACGTGCTGAATTTAAACCAGCCCGAGGCCTTCGCGTATCTGCTGGAGCGGCTGAGCTGGCTACTGGGTGAGCACCCGGTCGATTATGTGAAGTGGGATATGAACCGCGAACTGGTGCAACCCGGCCATGCAGGGCGTCTGGCCGCCGATGCGCAAACCCGACAGTTCTATCGTCTGCTTGATACCCTGCGCCAGCGTTTTCCCCATGTCGAATTTGAATCCTGCGCCTCCGGCGGCGGCCGCATCGACTACGGTGTGCTAGAGCGTACCCAGCGCTTCTGGGTGTCAGATAACAACGACGCGCTGGAGCGCCAGACCATCCAACGCTGCATGAGCTACTTCTTTCCACCAGAAGTCATGGGGCAACACATCGGGCACGCTCGCTGCCACGCCACCTATCGACGCCATACCATCGCCTTTCGCGGCCTGACGGCCCTGTTCGGCCACATGGGCATTGAGCTGGATCCCGTGAAGGCTGACGACGACGAGCTGGAAGGCTATCGCCACTACATCCAACTGCACAAAACGCTGCGCCCGCTGCTGCACAGCGGCACCACCTGGCGGGTCGAGATGCCGGACGATACGGTGCAGGTCACCGGCGTGGTGAGCAACGATCGGCAGCATGCCGTTTTCCAGGTAGCTCAGCTACGTATGCCGTCTTATTCGCTGGCGGGTACGCTCCGCTTCCCCGGCCTACAGCCCGACGCACGCTATGAAGTCACGCTGCTTGACGGCCCGGAAATCAAAACGGTGCGAGAAGGCGGCGGCACCATGCGTGAGCTTCCACCGTGGTTACGTCAGCCGATCGTGGTTTCCGGTGACTGGCTGATGCAGGCCGGCCTTGCTCTCCCCGTTCTGACGCCGGAGACCGCCATTCTGATCGGGCTTTCCGCGGTGCCGGATACCGTCAGTAAATAA
- a CDS encoding carbohydrate ABC transporter permease, translating to MSVDHPNVENLSVDARHVANRSVANRHPLRITTRFTLPLLLMCAALLWVSPFIWMLSSSVSTSSFGVDMASLLPRLPLTLDNFRDAWDSADWLRLYTNTLIFAVGTFLVQLVTITTAGYIFAYHEFRGKTLLFYLLLIQMMIMPVVMMVPNMMTLKQLGLLNTLTGVMMPYFASAFGVFLMRQAFLNIAKEIEEAALMEGCRWWQVVFHVLIPMTWPSILAFATVSITYHWNEYLWPLMVLNDPDKQVLTIGLVSFAMGAESGGQWGLICAGTLLVCLPLMVAFVVFQKQFLSSFGFSGIK from the coding sequence ATGAGCGTTGATCACCCGAATGTTGAGAACCTAAGTGTTGACGCTCGGCATGTTGCAAACCGCAGCGTAGCCAATCGCCATCCGCTTCGCATCACGACGCGGTTCACGCTGCCGCTGTTGCTGATGTGCGCCGCGCTGCTGTGGGTCAGCCCGTTTATCTGGATGCTGTCTTCTTCCGTCAGCACCAGCAGCTTTGGTGTGGACATGGCCTCGCTGCTGCCGCGTCTCCCGCTGACGCTCGATAACTTCCGCGATGCGTGGGATAGCGCCGACTGGTTACGGCTTTACACCAACACGCTGATCTTTGCGGTCGGCACGTTTCTGGTACAGCTGGTGACGATCACCACGGCGGGCTACATCTTTGCCTATCACGAATTCCGCGGCAAAACGCTGCTGTTCTACCTGCTGCTGATTCAGATGATGATCATGCCCGTCGTCATGATGGTGCCGAACATGATGACGCTCAAACAGCTCGGCCTGCTTAATACTCTGACTGGCGTGATGATGCCGTATTTTGCTTCGGCGTTTGGCGTTTTTTTGATGCGTCAGGCGTTTCTCAATATCGCCAAAGAAATCGAAGAGGCGGCGTTGATGGAAGGCTGCCGCTGGTGGCAGGTGGTGTTTCACGTCCTGATTCCTATGACCTGGCCGTCAATTCTGGCTTTTGCCACGGTCAGCATTACCTACCACTGGAACGAATATCTCTGGCCGCTGATGGTGCTCAATGACCCCGACAAACAGGTGCTGACCATCGGGCTGGTCTCGTTCGCCATGGGCGCAGAGTCCGGCGGGCAGTGGGGATTGATCTGCGCGGGCACGCTGCTGGTGTGCTTGCCGCTGATGGTGGCTTTTGTGGTGTTCCAGAAGCAGTTCCTGAGCAGCTTCGGTTTCTCGGGCATTAAGTGA
- a CDS encoding ABC transporter ATP-binding protein: MAVIQLRNISKRFEHMQALASLSLDIADGEFLVLVGPSGCGKSTLLRMLAGLEDVSDGQILLGDDDITTWSPKQRNFSMIFQNYALFPHLTVEQNITFGMRMRGEPKAEYPQRVQRVASLLQLEPLLKRKPGKLSGGQRQRVAMARAIVRDPCLFLMDEPLSNLDARLRSDVRDGIMDLHRQLKTTTVYVTHDQIEAMTMADRIAVLDRGVLQQVGTPEQLYSHPANVFVAGFIGTPAMNMVTLPCADGQAFLQALSVALPDSEETRSLTRVLLGIRPEHITEHAASDGDLSLSGTVKQRELFGAEYLIHVDTPLGNIRYRRPNRDGVPDVGASIVLHFSPQDCHWFSGQTARNLSQEKRNA, translated from the coding sequence ATGGCCGTGATTCAGTTACGTAATATCAGCAAACGCTTCGAGCACATGCAGGCACTGGCGTCGCTGTCGCTGGACATCGCTGACGGTGAATTTTTGGTGCTGGTCGGGCCGTCTGGCTGCGGCAAAAGTACGCTGCTGCGTATGCTTGCCGGTCTGGAAGACGTGAGCGATGGGCAAATCCTGCTGGGTGACGATGACATTACGACGTGGAGCCCGAAGCAGCGCAATTTCTCGATGATCTTCCAGAACTACGCGTTGTTTCCGCACCTGACCGTCGAGCAAAACATCACTTTCGGGATGCGGATGCGCGGTGAGCCGAAAGCGGAGTATCCACAGCGTGTGCAGCGCGTTGCCAGCCTGCTTCAGCTTGAACCGCTACTGAAACGCAAACCGGGAAAACTGTCCGGCGGTCAGCGCCAGCGCGTAGCAATGGCACGGGCGATCGTGCGCGATCCGTGCTTGTTTTTGATGGATGAGCCGCTGTCGAATCTGGATGCCCGCCTGCGCAGCGATGTGCGGGACGGCATTATGGATCTGCACCGGCAGTTGAAAACAACCACCGTTTACGTCACGCACGATCAGATCGAGGCGATGACAATGGCGGACAGAATCGCCGTGCTGGATCGCGGCGTGCTGCAACAGGTTGGCACGCCGGAACAGCTGTATTCGCACCCGGCTAACGTCTTTGTCGCCGGATTTATCGGCACGCCCGCGATGAATATGGTGACGCTGCCTTGTGCTGATGGGCAGGCATTTCTACAGGCATTGTCTGTGGCGCTGCCTGACAGTGAAGAAACGCGTTCATTAACCCGTGTATTGCTCGGGATCCGCCCTGAGCATATTACCGAACACGCCGCGTCAGACGGCGACTTGTCATTGTCGGGAACGGTGAAGCAGCGGGAGCTATTTGGCGCGGAGTATTTGATTCATGTGGATACGCCGTTGGGGAATATTCGCTACCGTCGGCCAAATCGCGATGGCGTGCCGGATGTCGGCGCATCCATTGTGCTTCATTTTTCACCGCAGGATTGTCATTGGTTTTCCGGGCAAACCGCCCGTAATTTATCCCAGGAGAAAAGAAATGCGTAA
- a CDS encoding phosphodiesterase — MLLAQISDLHFRSEGRKLYEFIDINGENAKVINQLNALSERPDAVVISGDIVNCGSSQEYQVAQRVLQMLDYPMYVIPGNHDDKQHFLNAMRPLCPQLGDDPENIRYAVDDFPMRLLFIDTSLAGQAKGWLTPSTLGWLEQQLQEHSTRETAIFMHHPPLPLGSAHMDRIACENGSELLTLIERFPQMTRIFCGHTHRLIMTQHRQAIIATVPGTVHQVPYFYYDDTSYYNLEPASVVMHRYVPVTGLVSYSQSIAANSGPYLYDPRISCPVDA; from the coding sequence ATGTTGCTGGCACAGATTTCCGATCTGCATTTTCGCAGTGAGGGGCGCAAGCTCTATGAATTTATTGATATTAACGGGGAAAACGCCAAGGTCATTAACCAGCTAAATGCGCTGAGCGAGCGGCCGGACGCGGTGGTGATTAGCGGCGACATCGTCAACTGCGGAAGCTCGCAGGAGTATCAGGTGGCACAGCGCGTGTTGCAGATGCTGGATTACCCGATGTACGTAATTCCGGGCAATCATGATGATAAGCAGCATTTTCTCAATGCGATGCGCCCGCTTTGCCCGCAGTTAGGCGATGATCCCGAGAACATCCGCTATGCGGTGGATGACTTCCCGATGCGCCTGCTGTTCATCGACACCAGTCTGGCCGGGCAGGCGAAAGGCTGGCTGACGCCGTCCACGCTGGGCTGGCTGGAGCAGCAATTGCAAGAGCACAGCACGCGCGAAACGGCGATCTTTATGCACCATCCGCCGCTGCCGTTGGGATCGGCGCATATGGATCGGATCGCCTGCGAAAACGGGAGTGAGTTGCTGACGCTGATCGAACGTTTCCCGCAGATGACGCGGATCTTCTGCGGCCATACGCACCGCCTGATTATGACGCAACATCGGCAGGCGATTATTGCCACCGTACCGGGTACCGTCCATCAGGTGCCGTATTTCTACTATGACGACACGTCGTACTACAACCTGGAGCCTGCCAGCGTGGTCATGCACCGCTACGTGCCAGTCACCGGGCTGGTGAGCTACAGCCAGTCGATCGCCGCGAACTCCGGACCTTACCTCTACGATCCGCGAATCAGCTGTCCGGTGGATGCGTAA
- a CDS encoding carbohydrate ABC transporter permease — protein sequence MRAKCFPYLVLLPTLVFLLAFTYFPLLRSVIDSLYDTRLNADTPLFIGMDNFVRLVQDAVFWQALLNNVLYILMTVVPGVLLALLLAVLLWENTRVNRWLRTAFFFPMIIPLVSAATLWLFIFMPGLGLLDYYLAKAFGPMNNNYLGMSDSALVAVSVIGIWKFAGYYMLFFLAGLQAVSASAREAALMEGASRRQVFFYVTLPLLRPTIAFVVTIAFIYAITQIDHVAVMTRGGPNNATTVLLYYIQDLANDTHDLGKASAATFLTLAMLFAFSIMNLKVLEKGAHYER from the coding sequence CCTATTTCCCTCTGTTGCGCTCGGTCATCGACAGCCTGTATGACACCCGACTGAATGCCGATACGCCGCTGTTCATCGGTATGGATAATTTTGTGCGTCTGGTGCAGGACGCGGTGTTCTGGCAGGCGTTGCTGAACAACGTGCTGTATATCCTGATGACGGTGGTGCCCGGTGTGCTGCTGGCGCTGTTGCTGGCGGTGCTGCTGTGGGAAAACACGCGCGTTAACCGCTGGCTGCGTACCGCTTTCTTCTTTCCGATGATTATTCCACTGGTGAGCGCCGCGACGCTGTGGCTGTTCATCTTTATGCCGGGGTTAGGGCTGCTGGATTACTATCTGGCAAAAGCGTTCGGCCCGATGAACAACAACTATCTCGGTATGAGCGACAGTGCGCTGGTGGCGGTGAGCGTCATCGGTATCTGGAAATTCGCCGGTTACTACATGCTGTTTTTTCTCGCCGGTCTGCAAGCCGTTTCAGCCTCTGCACGCGAGGCGGCGCTGATGGAAGGAGCTTCACGGCGTCAGGTGTTTTTCTACGTCACGCTGCCGCTGCTGCGGCCAACCATCGCCTTCGTGGTCACTATCGCCTTTATCTACGCTATTACCCAGATCGACCATGTGGCCGTGATGACGCGCGGCGGGCCGAATAACGCGACGACCGTGCTGCTCTATTACATCCAAGATCTGGCGAATGATACGCACGATCTGGGTAAAGCCTCTGCGGCTACCTTCCTGACGCTGGCGATGCTGTTCGCCTTTTCCATTATGAATCTGAAAGTGCTGGAGAAAGGGGCGCATTATGAGCGTTGA